In Nymphaea colorata isolate Beijing-Zhang1983 chromosome 5, ASM883128v2, whole genome shotgun sequence, one genomic interval encodes:
- the LOC116255066 gene encoding protein trichome birefringence-like 6 encodes MECQKSVSLKPRPLFVLSLIMSSSLLLCLFFWFYIDLPFLAPQAHISFNQPSLTLDLTAPQVQNLTASVENIRVTDANFTTGVRSDVGIGVVGSPSNKRLSSVQANLSDNLHSDVEFDILGGSSIKSVDSIEANLSRNLHSDVGIQTVDSLSNKSLELAGGEDMSEKGDNIIEEKSLDTGKLDSISNKSLELAAGVDMSGKGENIIEGRTQAMQNPDCDIYSGKWVLDEEYPLYSNESCPFIDEGFNCGGNGRRDKGYMKWRWRPNDCEIPRFSGANMLELIRGKRLVFVGDSINRNQWESMLCLLLGAVKDRSKVFEARGHRITKGKGKYKFILLDYQCSVEYYLSHFLVHEGKARLGQKRLQTLRIDTIAKSSSKWKGADILVFNSAHWWSHSKTKSGKNYYQEGDQIHRHLDVMTAFRRALMTWGSWVDQHAIPGKTQVFFRSSAPSHFRGGQWNTGGRCDLEKEPIQDITSITDNIDESRLAIAEDVIKQMKTPVTLLNITSLSKHRIDGHPSIYGRKPRQGSPASGRQDCSHWCLPGVPDTWNELLYSILSKQKTVSAV; translated from the exons ATGGAGTGCCAAAAATCCGTGTCCTTAAAGCCGAGGCCCTTGTTTGTTCTGTCACTCATCATGTCGTCCTCTCTCCTCTTGTGCTTGTTCTTCTGGTTCTACATTGACCTCCCATTTCTAGCACCCCAGGCACATATTTCTTTCAACCAGCCATCATTGACTCTTGATTTGACGGCCCCCCAAGTTCAGAATCTTACAGCTTCTGTGGAGAACATCAGAGTTACTGACGCCAACTTCACTACCGGCGTTCGCTCAGATGTAGGGATTGGAGTAGTTGGTAGTCCTTCAAATAAGAGGTTGAGTTCTGTTCAAGCCAACTTGAGCGACAACCTTCACTCAGATGTGGAGTTTGACATTCTTGGTGGTTCTTCAATTAAGAGCGTGGATTCTATAGAAGCCAACTTGAGCAGAAACCTTCATTCAGACGTGGGGATTCAAACAGTCGATAGTTTATCAAACAAGAGTTTGGAGTTGGCAGGTGGTGAGGACATGAGCGAGAAGGGGGATAACATCATTGAAGAAAAGAGCCTGGATACTGGAAAACTTGACAGTATATCAAACAAGAGTTTGGAGTTGGCAGCTGGTGTGGACATGAGCGGAAAAGGGGAGAACATCATTGAAGGAAGGACCCAGGCAATGCAGAATCCCGACTGTGATATTTACAGTGGAAAATGGGTTCTTGATGAGGAGTATCCTCTCTATTCTAATGAATCATGCCCATTTATAGATGAAGGCTTTAACTGTGGCGGGAATGGGAGGAGGGATAAAGGCTATATGAAGTGGAGATGGAGGCCGAACGACTGTGAAATCCCAAG ATTTAGTGGTGCCAATATGCTGGAACTGATAAGAGGAAAAAGACTAGTTTTTGTTGGGGACTCCATTAATAGGAATCAGTGGGAATCTATGCTGTGTTTGCTGTTAGGAGCTGTGAAGGACCGAAGCAAGGTTTTTGAGGCACGAGGCCACAGAATTacaaaagggaaagggaaatACAAATTCATATTATTG GATTACCAGTGCAGTGTTGAGTACTATCTTAGCCATTTCTTGGTCCATGAAGGCAAAGCTAGACTAGGACAGAAGCGACTTCAGACGCTGAGGATTGACACGATTGCtaagagttcatccaaatggaAAGGTGCTGATATATTGGTCTTTAATAGCGCACATTGGTGGTCgcattcaaaaacaaaatctgG CAAGAATTACTACCAAGAAGGTGATCAAATCCATCGTCATCTCGATGTTATGACTGCTTTTAGGCGTGCACTGATGACATGGGGGTCCTGGGTTGATCAGCATGCCATCCCAGGAAAAACACAAGTTTTCTTTAGGAGCTCGGCACCATCACATTtcag GGGAGGCCAGTGGAATACAGGAGGAAGGTGTGATCTAGAGAAAGAGCCCATTCAAGACATCACCTCAATTACAGACAACATAGATGAGAGCAGACTGGCAATTGCAGAAGACGTGATTAAGCAAATGAAAACACCTGTAACCTTGTTAAACATAACAAGTTTGTCAAAGCACCGGATAGATGGACATCCATCCATATATGGCCGCAAACCTCGGCAAGGTTCCCCTGCCAGTGGTCGTCAAGACTGCAGCCACTGGTGCCTTCCTGGTGTACCAGACACTTGGAATGAATTGCTGTACAGTATCTTATCTAAACAGAAAACAGTTTCTGCAGTGTAA
- the LOC116255304 gene encoding ubiquitin-conjugating enzyme E2 32, whose protein sequence is MAEEKYNRKNPAVKRILQEVKEMQSNPSDDYMSLPLEENIFEWQFAIRGPQDSEFEGGIYHGRIQLPADYPFQPPAFMMLTPNGRFETQMKICLSISNHHPEHWQPSWSVRTALVALIAFMPTKADGALGSLEYTKEERHALAIKSREAPPKFGNVERQKLIDEIHEYMLSKVPPAPPLCSKHEKPEEQPNVTEEATTNPEHAAVAAPATEQPNAVPRAAEGHGTVENVREVHMNANAGSLRVSFSAGLRVSRRVPEAAETSQPQQRPEVRARNLIDDRWLTWLAIGLTIAIMVLILKKYMKSTGLVHHRDEL, encoded by the exons atggcGGAGGAGAAGTACAATCGGAAGAATCCGGCGGTGAAGCGGATCCTTCAGGAAGTGAAGGAGATGCAATCCAATCCCTCCGATGACTACATGAGCCTTCCCCTCGAG gaaaatatatttgaatGGCAATTCGCAATTAGAGGGCCTCAGGATAGCGAGTTTGAAGGTGGAATCTACCATGGAAGGATCCAACTACCAGCTGATTATCCATTTCAGCCACCTGCATTTATGATGTTAACT CCAAATGGTCGCTTTGAAACACAAATGAAGATATGTCTTAGTATATCAAATCATCATCCGGAACATTGGCAGCCGTCCTGGAGTG TGCGAACGGCTTTGGTTGCATTAATTGCATTTATGCCCACCAAGGCTGATGGGGCTCTGGGCTCTCTAGAATATACAAAGGAAGAAAGGCATGCTCTTGCCATCAAATCACGTGAAGCACCACCAAAATTTGGGAATGTGGAGCgacaaaaattgattgatgaG ATTCACGAATACATGCTGAGCAAGGTGCCTCCTGCCCCACCTCTCTGCTCCAAGCATGAGAAGCCTGAGGAGCAGCCTAATGTTACTGAAGAAGCAACAACAAACCCAGAACATGCTGCTGTAGCAGCTCCAGCTACAGAACAGCCAAATGCAGTACCTAGAGCTGCAGAGGGACATGGGACAGTTGAAAATGTAAGAGAGGTACATATGAATGCAAATGCCGGTTCCTTGCGTGTGAGCTTCAGTGCAGGGTTGAGGGTTTCAAGAAGAGTTCCAGAAGCTGCAGAGACGAGCCAACCACAACAGAGGCCTGAGGTCAGAGCACGTAACCTGATCGACGATCGATGGTTGACGTGGTTAGCAATTGGTCTGACAATTGCTATCATGGTGTTGATATTGAAGAAATACATGAAATCTACTGGGTTGGTTCATCATCGTGATGAATTGTAA
- the LOC116254709 gene encoding sugar transport protein MST6-like, which yields MAGGAMVHQGGEMKHYAGKVTSFVVFTCIMAAFGGLIFGYDIGVSGGVTSMDVFLKTFFPSVFAKQQLDASHENQYCKFDSQLLTVFTSSLYVAGLVASFAASAVTRVSGRKASMIFGGLTFLVGAAINGAAQNVAMLIIGRLLLGVGVGFANQSVPVYLSEMAPTKIRGALNMCFQLAITIGIFAANLVNYGTSKINGGYGWRISLALAAVPAIIMLAGTLFLPDTPNSLIERGHKEKAKAMLQKIRGVTNVDDELQDLVDASEASKQVKHPWANILEKKYRPQLVMSIAIPLFQQFTGINIIMFYAPVLFKTLGFGDDASLMSAVISGLVNVIATFVSIATVDKFGRRALFLEGGTQMFICQVLVGIVLGKTFGISGTGHLTKGTADFVLFLICAYVAAFAWSWGPLGWLVPSEIFPLEVRSAGQSINVSVNLLCTFIIAQVFLTMLCHLKFGLFFFFAGWVLLMTVFIFFFLPETKNVPIEEMVLVWRQHWFWGKVLPDESVGSV from the exons atggcaggTGGAGCAATGGTGCATCAAGGAGGAGAAATGAAGCACTACGCAGGGAAGGTCACCTCCTTCGTGGTGTTCACCTGCATCATGGCCGCCTTCGGTGGGCTCATCTTTGGCTACGACATAGGGGTCTCGGGTGGGGTCACCTCCATGGACGTCTTCTTGAAGACCTTCTTCCCTTCGGTGTTTGCCAAGCAGCAGCTTGATGCTAGCCATGAGAACCAGTACTGCAAATTCGACAGCCAGCTCCTCACCGTCTTCACGTCATCCTTATACGTAGCCGGACTGGTGGCGTCCTTCGCCGCCTCGGCAGTGACCAGGGTGTCCGGCAGGAAGGCATCCATGATCTTCGGAGGCTTAACCTTTCTGGTTGGTGCAGCCATTAATGGAGCTGCTCAGAATGTTGCCATGCTCATCATAGGTCGTCTTCTTCTTGGTGTTGGGGTCGGCTTCGCCAACCAG TCTGTTCCAGTTTATCTCTCAGAAATGGCGCCAACCAAGATCAGAGGTGCACTCAACATGTGCTTCCAATTAGCCATCACCATTGGAATTTTTGCTGCAAACCTGGTGAACTACGGGACCAGCAAGATCAATGGCGGGTACGGTTGGAGAATTTCCCTTGCATTAGCAGCAGTTCCGGCGATAATCATGCTCGCCGGCACACTTTTCCTGCCGGATACACCCAACTCCCTCATCGAGCGCGGCCACAAAGAGAAGGCGAAGGCCATGCTGCAGAAGATCAGGGGGGTCACCAATGTGGATGATGAATTGCAGGACCTGGTTGACGCCAGTGAGGCCTCCAAGCAAGTGAAGCACCCATGGGCCAACATCCTTGAGAAGAAGTACAGGCCTCAGCTTGTCATGTCGATTGCCATTCCTCTGTTCCAGCAATTCACCGGCATCAACATCATCATGTTCTACGCACCGGTGCTCTTCAAGACCCTAGGATTCGGAGATGATGCTTCCCTCATGTCGGCGGTCATCTCCGGCCTTGTCAACGTCATTGCCACCTTCGTGTCCATCGCCACCGTCGACAAATTCGGCCGGCGGGCCTTGTTCCTTGAGGGAGGCACCCAGATGTTCATATGTCAG GTCCTTGTAGGAATCGTCTTGGGCAAGACGTTCGGAATATCAGGCACCGGCCACCTGACCAAGGGCACGGCCGACTTCGTCCTCTTCCTGATCTGTGCGTACGTCGCTGCATTCGCCTGGTCATGGGGTCCTCTCGGATGGTTGGTTCCCAGTGAAATCTTCCCGCTGGAGGTCCGATCTGCTGGGCAAAGCATCAATGTGTCTGTGAATCTCCTCTGCACCTTTATCATTGCGCAGGTCTTCCTTACAATGCTCTGCCACTTGAAGTTtggcctcttcttcttcttcgccggGTGGGTCCTCCTTATGaccgtcttcatcttcttcttcttgccgGAGACGAAGAACGTTCCGATTGAAGAGATGGTCTTGGTGTGGAGGCAGCACTGGTTCTGGGGGAAGGTCCTGCCAGATGAGAGTGTGGGCAGCGTCTAA
- the LOC116254590 gene encoding uncharacterized protein LOC116254590 isoform X1: MSSNARTKQTRDHALEFQGLLNDLQNWERSMNEKDKKLKAESRDTKRKDSAAKNVGMLKEEKSSETQMASLKSVPNVQQKNKSNSQFSYMKNSDEIATMSFSAEESTPNANSEKEQGNVYFKQKKFTEAIDCYSRSVALSPTAVAYANRAMAYIKIGKFQEAENDCTEALNLDDRYVKAYSRRATARKELGKYQASIEDSEFALRLEPENQELRKQYAEARALYDKGNAKKSATAVQRSIDAPKTGRSADSAPEVKQVLNSHLIQETHQRVAPKSQADHIKGESDIDGKQKSKLNVQELASRAASRAMESAAKTITTPKSAYQFEVLWRGVSDNRVLQTSLLKTIEPVMLPQLFKNALSAPILMDIVKCIATFFMEDTGLAVSMLDNLSKVTRFDMIIMCLLDADRAELWKIWDEVLLNQPLDMAYVETLQRLHPKYCPQRRDTIQ; the protein is encoded by the exons ATGTCTTCCAATGCTCGAACGAAACAAACCCGTGATCACGCTCTG GAGTTCCAGGGCCTGTTGAACGATTTGCAGAATTGGGAGCGGTCGATGAATGAGAAGGACAAGAAACTGAAGGCAGAAAGTCGTGATACTAAGAGAAAG GATTCTGCAGCTAAGAATGTTGGAATGCTTAAAGAGGAGAAATCGTCTGAGACCCAGATGGCTTCACTTAAATCAGTACCGAATGTccaacagaaaaacaaaagcaactCTCAGTTCAGCTACATGAAAAATTCGGATGAAATAgcaacaatgagtttttcagcCGAGGAAAGCACTCCAAATGCTAATTCTGAAAAGGAACAG GGTAATGTATATTTCAAGCAGAAAAAGTTCACGGAGGCAATTGATTGCTATTCTAGAAGTGTAGCATTGTCTCCAACAGCAGTTGCTTATGCGAATAGAGCCATGGCCTACATCAAAATTGGGAA ATTTCAAGAAGCTGAGAATGATTGCACGGAGGCCCTCAATTTAGATGATCGCTATGTCAAAGCTTATTCAAGGCGTGCTACAGCAAGAAAAGAATTGGGCAAATATCAAGCATCAATTGAAG attctgaGTTTGCGTTGAGGCTTGAACCAGAAAATCAAGAGCTCAGAAAACAGTATGCTGAGGCGAGAGCATTGTATGATAAG GGTAATGCAAAGAAATCTGCTACTGCTGTACAACGATCTATTGATGCGCCAAAGACTGGAAGGTCAGCAGACTCAGCACCAGAAGTTAAACAAGTTCTTAATAGTCATTTGATCCAAGAGACTCACCAGAGAGTTGCTCCAAAATCACAAGCTGACCATATTAAG GGTGAAAGTGATATAGATGGAAAGCAGAAGTCCAAACTCAACGTACAGGAGCTTGCTTCACGTGCTGCATCAAGAGCTATGGAATCTGCTGCAAAAACTATAACAACACCTAAGTCAGCCTATCAGTTTGAAGTTCTCTGGAGGGGGGTTTCAGACAATCGTGTATTACAAACTAGTTTGCTGAAG ACAATAGAGCCGGTAATGCTGCCTCAGTTGTTCAAAAATGCGCTGTCTGCTCCAATTCTAATGGACATTGTTAAATGCATAGCCACATTTTTCAT GGAAGATACTGGATTGGCTGTTAGCATGTTGGATAATCTGTCAAAGGTTACACGGTTTGACATGATCATAATGTGCCTGTTGGATGCAGATAGAGCTG AATTATGGAAGATATGGGATGAAGTCCTCCTGAATCAGCCCCTGGATATGGCATATGTGGAGACGCTTCAGAGGTTGCACCCGAAGTATTGCCCTCAGAGACGTGATACGATTCAATGA
- the LOC116254590 gene encoding uncharacterized protein LOC116254590 isoform X2, whose protein sequence is MCFPGLHFLPKDYRRVKITGPDAKNVGMLKEEKSSETQMASLKSVPNVQQKNKSNSQFSYMKNSDEIATMSFSAEESTPNANSEKEQGNVYFKQKKFTEAIDCYSRSVALSPTAVAYANRAMAYIKIGKFQEAENDCTEALNLDDRYVKAYSRRATARKELGKYQASIEDSEFALRLEPENQELRKQYAEARALYDKGNAKKSATAVQRSIDAPKTGRSADSAPEVKQVLNSHLIQETHQRVAPKSQADHIKGESDIDGKQKSKLNVQELASRAASRAMESAAKTITTPKSAYQFEVLWRGVSDNRVLQTSLLKTIEPVMLPQLFKNALSAPILMDIVKCIATFFMEDTGLAVSMLDNLSKVTRFDMIIMCLLDADRAELWKIWDEVLLNQPLDMAYVETLQRLHPKYCPQRRDTIQ, encoded by the exons ATGTGCTTTCCTGGCCTACATTTTCTGCCCAAGGACTACCGAAGAGTGAAGATTACTGGTCCTGATG CTAAGAATGTTGGAATGCTTAAAGAGGAGAAATCGTCTGAGACCCAGATGGCTTCACTTAAATCAGTACCGAATGTccaacagaaaaacaaaagcaactCTCAGTTCAGCTACATGAAAAATTCGGATGAAATAgcaacaatgagtttttcagcCGAGGAAAGCACTCCAAATGCTAATTCTGAAAAGGAACAG GGTAATGTATATTTCAAGCAGAAAAAGTTCACGGAGGCAATTGATTGCTATTCTAGAAGTGTAGCATTGTCTCCAACAGCAGTTGCTTATGCGAATAGAGCCATGGCCTACATCAAAATTGGGAA ATTTCAAGAAGCTGAGAATGATTGCACGGAGGCCCTCAATTTAGATGATCGCTATGTCAAAGCTTATTCAAGGCGTGCTACAGCAAGAAAAGAATTGGGCAAATATCAAGCATCAATTGAAG attctgaGTTTGCGTTGAGGCTTGAACCAGAAAATCAAGAGCTCAGAAAACAGTATGCTGAGGCGAGAGCATTGTATGATAAG GGTAATGCAAAGAAATCTGCTACTGCTGTACAACGATCTATTGATGCGCCAAAGACTGGAAGGTCAGCAGACTCAGCACCAGAAGTTAAACAAGTTCTTAATAGTCATTTGATCCAAGAGACTCACCAGAGAGTTGCTCCAAAATCACAAGCTGACCATATTAAG GGTGAAAGTGATATAGATGGAAAGCAGAAGTCCAAACTCAACGTACAGGAGCTTGCTTCACGTGCTGCATCAAGAGCTATGGAATCTGCTGCAAAAACTATAACAACACCTAAGTCAGCCTATCAGTTTGAAGTTCTCTGGAGGGGGGTTTCAGACAATCGTGTATTACAAACTAGTTTGCTGAAG ACAATAGAGCCGGTAATGCTGCCTCAGTTGTTCAAAAATGCGCTGTCTGCTCCAATTCTAATGGACATTGTTAAATGCATAGCCACATTTTTCAT GGAAGATACTGGATTGGCTGTTAGCATGTTGGATAATCTGTCAAAGGTTACACGGTTTGACATGATCATAATGTGCCTGTTGGATGCAGATAGAGCTG AATTATGGAAGATATGGGATGAAGTCCTCCTGAATCAGCCCCTGGATATGGCATATGTGGAGACGCTTCAGAGGTTGCACCCGAAGTATTGCCCTCAGAGACGTGATACGATTCAATGA
- the LOC116254590 gene encoding uncharacterized protein LOC116254590 isoform X3, translated as MLKEEKSSETQMASLKSVPNVQQKNKSNSQFSYMKNSDEIATMSFSAEESTPNANSEKEQGNVYFKQKKFTEAIDCYSRSVALSPTAVAYANRAMAYIKIGKFQEAENDCTEALNLDDRYVKAYSRRATARKELGKYQASIEDSEFALRLEPENQELRKQYAEARALYDKGNAKKSATAVQRSIDAPKTGRSADSAPEVKQVLNSHLIQETHQRVAPKSQADHIKGESDIDGKQKSKLNVQELASRAASRAMESAAKTITTPKSAYQFEVLWRGVSDNRVLQTSLLKTIEPVMLPQLFKNALSAPILMDIVKCIATFFMEDTGLAVSMLDNLSKVTRFDMIIMCLLDADRAELWKIWDEVLLNQPLDMAYVETLQRLHPKYCPQRRDTIQ; from the exons ATGCTTAAAGAGGAGAAATCGTCTGAGACCCAGATGGCTTCACTTAAATCAGTACCGAATGTccaacagaaaaacaaaagcaactCTCAGTTCAGCTACATGAAAAATTCGGATGAAATAgcaacaatgagtttttcagcCGAGGAAAGCACTCCAAATGCTAATTCTGAAAAGGAACAG GGTAATGTATATTTCAAGCAGAAAAAGTTCACGGAGGCAATTGATTGCTATTCTAGAAGTGTAGCATTGTCTCCAACAGCAGTTGCTTATGCGAATAGAGCCATGGCCTACATCAAAATTGGGAA ATTTCAAGAAGCTGAGAATGATTGCACGGAGGCCCTCAATTTAGATGATCGCTATGTCAAAGCTTATTCAAGGCGTGCTACAGCAAGAAAAGAATTGGGCAAATATCAAGCATCAATTGAAG attctgaGTTTGCGTTGAGGCTTGAACCAGAAAATCAAGAGCTCAGAAAACAGTATGCTGAGGCGAGAGCATTGTATGATAAG GGTAATGCAAAGAAATCTGCTACTGCTGTACAACGATCTATTGATGCGCCAAAGACTGGAAGGTCAGCAGACTCAGCACCAGAAGTTAAACAAGTTCTTAATAGTCATTTGATCCAAGAGACTCACCAGAGAGTTGCTCCAAAATCACAAGCTGACCATATTAAG GGTGAAAGTGATATAGATGGAAAGCAGAAGTCCAAACTCAACGTACAGGAGCTTGCTTCACGTGCTGCATCAAGAGCTATGGAATCTGCTGCAAAAACTATAACAACACCTAAGTCAGCCTATCAGTTTGAAGTTCTCTGGAGGGGGGTTTCAGACAATCGTGTATTACAAACTAGTTTGCTGAAG ACAATAGAGCCGGTAATGCTGCCTCAGTTGTTCAAAAATGCGCTGTCTGCTCCAATTCTAATGGACATTGTTAAATGCATAGCCACATTTTTCAT GGAAGATACTGGATTGGCTGTTAGCATGTTGGATAATCTGTCAAAGGTTACACGGTTTGACATGATCATAATGTGCCTGTTGGATGCAGATAGAGCTG AATTATGGAAGATATGGGATGAAGTCCTCCTGAATCAGCCCCTGGATATGGCATATGTGGAGACGCTTCAGAGGTTGCACCCGAAGTATTGCCCTCAGAGACGTGATACGATTCAATGA
- the LOC116254591 gene encoding protein AE7-like → MVTELINANPVVYERKERRSRPVQMDTDEYAVEPIDQQEVFDHVRDIKDPEHPYSLEELKVVSEDAIEVNDAQSHVKVTFTPTVMHCSMATVIGLCIRVKLMRSLPSRYKVDIRVAPGTHASETAVNKQLNDKERVAAALENPNLLGMVDECLAPTYA, encoded by the exons ATGGTAACAGAATTGATTAATGCAAATCCCGTGGTCtatgaaagaaaggagaggcGCTCTCGCCCTGTGCAGATGGATACTGACGAGTACGCCGTGGAGCCTATAGACCAGCAGGAAGTTTTTGAT CATGTTAGAGATATCAAAGATCCAGAACATCCATACTCTTTGGAAGAGCTGAAAGTAGTAAGTGAAGATGCAATTGAAGTGAATGATGCACAAAGTCATGTTAA GGTCACATTCACTCCCACTGTCATGCATTGTAGTATGGCGACCGTTATTGGTCTTTGCATTCGTGTCAAGCTCATGAGAAGCTTGCCTTCCAGGTACAAG GTGGATATCAGAGTAGCACCAGGCACTCACGCATCAGAGACTGCAG TTAATAAACAGCTGAATGATAAGGAACGAGTAGCAGCAGCACTGGAAAATCCAAACCTGCTGGGTATGGTTGATGAATGCCTTGCTCCAACGTATGCCTAG